A part of Paraliobacillus zengyii genomic DNA contains:
- the addA gene encoding helicase-exonuclease AddAB subunit AddA, with the protein MPQWTKEQEDAIYTHGSDTLVAAAAGSGKTAVLVERIIQKLLNQDKPIDIDSLLVVTFTNAAAQEMRNRVAEALEKALEDNPESFHLKKQLSLLQQASIQTLHSFCMDLIRRNSYLLDIDPGFRIADSVEGDLMRQEVLEDLFEEWYGKEPAEQDAFFEVIDRFSSDRSDLEVEALVLKLYNFAMQNPWPEQWLDNLAAMYQVSPDTDESQINWLQILKRDVKSQLFAMRSEAESALALTRESDGPYHYADAIDADLAMIQEASTQLEMGWDMVQAIFKNSKFTALSRKKADFDEAKKEKVKEIRAKYKKRWNDLATDWFSRELSSYLTDMQHLYPTMKQLVILVKEFKQNYAILKKEKALVDFSDLEHYALAILLAEESTEVEAKPSEVAHALQAKFSEVLVDEYQDTNLVQETLLTLVTQKDPGNMFMVGDVKQSIYRFRHAEPSLFINKYNQFAAKSHPAHRIDLARNFRSRKEVLSATNYIFRQLIDEEVGEIAYEDDAALIYANLMYDDIALMDADAEVVIIDRETQEDPNEEQAESLEDLEKAQIEARAYATRIQGWIGNKDTPPMQVIDKATGAKRNIEYRDIVILMRSMTWASTIMEELKQQGIPVYAELATGYLEAIEIKIMLSLLKVIDNPKQDIPLASVLRSPIVGLNEEDLAQIRLSKKRTSYYEALQTFVNQTTSDVKRAQIELFLTQLKDWRLQARQGALAELIWQIYRDTGYYDFVGGIPGGRQRQANLRALYDRARGYEATSFRGLFRFLRFIDRMEENGDDLGAARALGEQEDVVRIMTVHKSKGLEFPVVILGAMDKQFNQQDLRQKYLLHKDLGFGSKYIDPEKRIMYPTLAYHALKQQMQRELWAEEMRVLYVALTRAKEKLVMIGTIASFEKKQAKWQEITEHSELVLPAHYRLETNTYLDWVASTLIRHQQATVLRDTELSEKIPLVIQNDESKWKIQVENADVYRTIVEKKETASVDLIDKIKNWQTIPTTDEDLDVKVRDRLNFTYPHKQAASYRAKQTVTEIKRQHEVKDDYSDTKLVETFQTPIMRRPAFMQKEKKLSAAEVGTAMHTVMQHFPFTKQWQEAELAEEVQKMVVREILTQDQADVINLPAILNFFQTSIGKQVVETETSAMHREVPFSLTVDASEIYPDWNKEEKERIFIQGVMDLLIPLDDGWILIDYKTDKIQGDVDEKVLLERYKVQMNLYSRALEEIWKKPVKAKYLYFFDKAIVIEVT; encoded by the coding sequence ATGCCACAATGGACGAAGGAACAAGAAGATGCCATTTACACACATGGTAGCGATACGCTAGTAGCAGCCGCGGCAGGATCAGGGAAAACAGCAGTTCTAGTAGAGCGTATTATTCAAAAATTGTTGAACCAGGATAAGCCTATTGATATAGATTCCCTACTAGTTGTGACGTTTACAAATGCTGCTGCACAAGAAATGCGAAATCGTGTTGCAGAAGCACTTGAGAAAGCATTAGAAGATAACCCTGAATCGTTCCATTTGAAAAAACAATTATCTTTACTACAACAAGCGTCGATTCAAACATTGCACTCTTTTTGTATGGATTTAATCCGTCGCAATTCTTATTTACTGGATATTGATCCAGGTTTTCGAATTGCTGATAGTGTCGAAGGGGATTTGATGCGTCAAGAGGTATTAGAAGATTTGTTTGAGGAGTGGTATGGCAAAGAGCCAGCTGAACAGGATGCATTTTTTGAAGTAATTGATCGTTTCTCTAGTGATCGTAGTGACTTAGAAGTAGAAGCGCTTGTCTTAAAATTGTATAATTTTGCAATGCAAAATCCTTGGCCAGAACAGTGGTTAGACAATCTTGCGGCAATGTACCAAGTTAGTCCAGATACAGATGAGAGTCAAATTAATTGGTTACAGATCTTAAAAAGAGATGTAAAAAGTCAGCTTTTTGCGATGCGTTCAGAGGCGGAGTCAGCTCTTGCGTTAACAAGAGAAAGTGATGGCCCTTACCATTATGCAGATGCAATTGATGCTGATTTGGCTATGATTCAAGAAGCGAGTACTCAATTGGAAATGGGCTGGGACATGGTCCAAGCAATATTTAAAAATTCAAAGTTCACCGCATTATCCCGTAAGAAAGCGGATTTTGATGAAGCTAAAAAGGAAAAAGTGAAAGAAATACGAGCTAAATATAAAAAACGCTGGAATGACCTTGCCACAGACTGGTTTTCGCGAGAACTTTCTAGTTATTTAACCGATATGCAGCACTTGTATCCAACGATGAAGCAACTCGTGATCCTTGTAAAGGAATTTAAACAAAATTATGCTATCTTAAAAAAAGAAAAGGCGCTCGTCGACTTTTCTGACTTAGAACATTATGCTCTAGCGATTTTATTAGCAGAGGAATCAACGGAAGTTGAAGCAAAACCGTCAGAAGTAGCCCATGCGCTACAAGCGAAATTCTCAGAAGTCTTAGTAGATGAATATCAAGATACGAACTTAGTACAAGAAACGTTATTAACATTAGTTACGCAAAAAGATCCTGGTAATATGTTTATGGTTGGGGATGTGAAACAAAGTATTTATCGTTTTCGTCATGCGGAGCCATCTTTGTTTATTAATAAGTACAACCAATTTGCTGCAAAGAGCCATCCAGCACACCGAATTGACTTAGCGCGAAATTTCAGGAGTAGAAAAGAAGTACTGTCAGCAACAAACTATATTTTCAGGCAGCTAATAGATGAAGAAGTTGGCGAGATCGCCTATGAAGATGATGCAGCTTTAATTTATGCAAACCTTATGTATGATGATATTGCTCTAATGGACGCAGATGCGGAAGTTGTAATTATTGATCGTGAAACACAAGAAGATCCAAACGAAGAACAAGCAGAGAGTTTAGAAGACTTAGAAAAAGCACAGATCGAAGCGCGTGCTTATGCAACACGGATTCAGGGATGGATTGGAAATAAAGACACACCACCAATGCAAGTAATTGATAAAGCAACAGGAGCGAAACGAAATATTGAATATCGTGATATCGTGATATTAATGCGGTCAATGACATGGGCATCTACCATAATGGAAGAACTTAAACAACAAGGGATTCCAGTTTATGCGGAGCTAGCAACGGGTTACTTAGAAGCAATTGAAATTAAGATTATGCTTAGTCTATTAAAAGTAATTGATAATCCAAAACAAGATATCCCTCTAGCTAGTGTATTGCGCTCTCCAATTGTTGGACTTAATGAAGAAGATCTTGCCCAAATTCGGTTATCTAAAAAACGAACAAGTTATTATGAAGCATTACAAACGTTTGTTAACCAGACAACTTCAGACGTGAAAAGAGCCCAAATTGAATTGTTTTTGACACAGTTAAAAGATTGGCGTTTGCAAGCACGTCAAGGTGCTTTAGCAGAATTGATTTGGCAGATTTATCGTGACACAGGTTATTATGATTTTGTTGGTGGCATACCTGGTGGACGACAAAGACAGGCTAACCTACGTGCCTTATATGATCGAGCACGCGGGTATGAAGCGACATCCTTCCGTGGGTTATTCCGATTTTTACGCTTTATTGATCGCATGGAAGAAAATGGAGATGATTTAGGTGCAGCACGTGCATTAGGTGAACAAGAAGACGTCGTACGCATTATGACGGTCCATAAAAGTAAGGGATTAGAGTTTCCAGTCGTTATTTTAGGGGCAATGGATAAGCAATTTAATCAACAAGATTTACGTCAGAAATACCTTTTGCACAAAGATCTAGGTTTTGGTAGTAAATATATTGATCCTGAAAAGAGAATCATGTATCCAACACTTGCTTATCATGCATTAAAACAGCAAATGCAGCGAGAGTTATGGGCTGAAGAAATGCGTGTTTTATATGTTGCATTAACACGTGCAAAAGAGAAACTTGTTATGATAGGAACGATAGCTTCTTTTGAGAAAAAACAAGCGAAGTGGCAAGAAATAACAGAACATAGCGAACTAGTTTTGCCAGCACATTATCGTTTGGAAACGAACACGTATCTTGATTGGGTAGCCTCAACATTAATCAGACACCAACAGGCTACGGTCTTACGTGATACTGAATTGAGTGAGAAAATTCCGCTTGTAATTCAAAACGATGAATCAAAGTGGAAAATACAAGTAGAGAATGCCGATGTTTACCGAACAATTGTAGAAAAGAAAGAAACGGCTTCAGTGGATTTGATTGATAAAATCAAGAATTGGCAAACGATTCCTACTACAGATGAAGATTTAGATGTGAAAGTGCGGGATCGTTTGAATTTCACTTATCCCCACAAACAAGCAGCAAGTTATCGTGCGAAACAGACGGTAACAGAAATTAAAAGACAACATGAAGTAAAAGATGATTATAGTGATACCAAGCTAGTTGAAACTTTCCAAACACCAATTATGAGACGACCAGCTTTTATGCAAAAAGAAAAAAAGTTGAGTGCAGCAGAAGTCGGAACAGCAATGCACACGGTAATGCAACATTTTCCATTTACAAAACAGTGGCAAGAAGCGGAACTTGCTGAAGAGGTACAAAAAATGGTCGTAAGGGAAATCTTAACACAAGATCAAGCTGATGTTATTAATTTACCTGCTATTCTTAATTTTTTCCAAACGTCTATTGGTAAGCAAGTAGTAGAGACGGAGACGTCAGCGATGCATCGTGAAGTACCGTTTAGTTTGACTGTAGATGCAAGTGAGATTTATCCTGATTGGAATAAGGAAGAAAAGGAACGTATATTCATTCAGGGTGTAATGGATTTATTGATACCTTTGGATGATGGTTGGATATTAATTGATTATAAAACAGATAAGATCCAAGGAGATGTAGATGAAAAGGTATTACTTGAACGCTATAAAGTTCAAATGAATTTATATTCACGTGCATTAGAAGAAATTTGGAAAAAGCCAGTCAAAGCAAAATATCTATACTTCTTCGATAAAGCAATAGTAATCGAAGTGACATAA
- a CDS encoding DUF1516 family protein, with translation MHMITRLTYLLILYSGGDLFYNYIVSGTWNSYMAELIIKAAAGLWVIACLEILLVRYAKGKPTKGFMVQLAVSLVIVLALGFGRLPWGFLPL, from the coding sequence ATGCATATGATTACAAGACTTACCTATCTATTAATCTTATATTCTGGAGGCGACTTATTCTATAATTATATTGTCTCAGGTACTTGGAATAGTTATATGGCGGAGTTGATTATCAAAGCTGCTGCAGGACTATGGGTAATCGCTTGCTTGGAAATCCTGTTAGTTCGATATGCAAAAGGGAAACCGACGAAAGGATTCATGGTCCAATTAGCTGTCTCATTAGTAATTGTGCTTGCATTAGGGTTTGGCCGATTACCATGGGGATTTTTACCCTTATAA
- a CDS encoding spore germination protein: MPAIVGAVKVITIGTSSIFHIGDVYMMQPNSSAKTFAGGGSFNTGDGITIQLDQTNTTINDQDKFDQVISSL; this comes from the coding sequence ATGCCTGCTATAGTCGGCGCTGTGAAAGTAATAACGATTGGTACATCAAGTATTTTTCATATAGGTGATGTTTACATGATGCAACCCAATTCTAGTGCAAAAACTTTTGCAGGTGGTGGTTCCTTTAACACTGGAGACGGTATTACCATTCAGTTAGATCAAACGAATACAACAATAAATGACCAAGACAAATTCGATCAAGTGATATCGAGTTTATAA
- a CDS encoding DUF418 domain-containing protein, with translation MNQQVSPLTEKKRLTWIDAARGFAILGIFMVNVPAFNAPYFLYGGEDTFWTSGIDQSIQVFIDIFFQASFYTLFSFLFGFGIQVIVENIKRREQPVNKLIFRRLVILIGFGLIHAFLIWHGDILLTYGIIGMFLFLFFKRSNRTLIAWAISLLTIPTLLYTWALYPFRDQLGGYNLTAIEEAVNRYGSGSLLDIWAQNLQDWSYSNGVFTYFILACNLLPLFLLGMVTARKKWLHNVEAHQSFLHKVWFVSLVLFVGIKAGLYIWGNPAWLSMIQDSIGGSASAIFYLTTITLAYQRTFWQKVFKPFTYVGRMSLSNYIFQSIVCFFLFYSTGFGLYGNIKPLGSIGIVCAVYLVQILLSSIYVKRYRFGPIEWVWRRFMYMEKLPNKR, from the coding sequence ATGAATCAACAGGTATCACCTTTAACAGAAAAAAAGCGATTAACCTGGATTGATGCAGCAAGAGGATTTGCTATTCTTGGAATATTTATGGTCAATGTACCTGCTTTTAATGCTCCTTATTTTTTGTATGGTGGGGAGGATACCTTTTGGACATCTGGTATCGATCAAAGCATTCAAGTATTTATTGATATTTTTTTTCAGGCTAGTTTTTATACGTTATTTTCCTTTTTATTTGGATTTGGAATTCAAGTAATAGTTGAAAATATCAAACGAAGAGAGCAGCCTGTTAACAAACTGATTTTTCGACGTTTAGTCATACTAATTGGTTTCGGTTTGATTCATGCGTTTTTAATCTGGCATGGGGATATTCTGCTTACATATGGCATTATTGGTATGTTTCTGTTTTTATTCTTTAAAAGATCGAATCGGACATTGATTGCCTGGGCAATTAGCTTATTAACCATTCCGACGTTGTTATACACGTGGGCTTTGTATCCTTTTCGTGACCAATTGGGTGGCTATAACCTCACTGCGATCGAAGAAGCAGTTAATCGCTATGGATCAGGAAGTTTACTAGATATATGGGCACAGAATTTGCAAGATTGGTCTTACAGCAATGGTGTTTTCACTTACTTTATCTTAGCATGTAATCTGTTACCGTTATTTTTACTAGGAATGGTAACAGCTCGAAAGAAATGGTTGCATAATGTTGAAGCACACCAATCATTTTTGCATAAAGTCTGGTTCGTTTCCTTGGTATTGTTTGTTGGCATAAAAGCAGGATTATATATATGGGGGAATCCAGCATGGTTATCCATGATTCAAGATAGTATTGGTGGGTCAGCATCAGCGATCTTTTACTTGACGACAATTACATTAGCGTATCAACGAACATTCTGGCAAAAAGTATTTAAGCCATTTACGTATGTAGGTCGAATGTCATTATCGAATTATATCTTCCAATCAATTGTATGCTTTTTCTTGTTTTATTCGACTGGATTTGGGTTATATGGTAATATAAAACCACTTGGAAGTATCGGTATCGTATGCGCAGTTTACCTTGTTCAGATCTTGCTCAGCAGTATCTATGTGAAACGCTATCGTTTTGGTCCAATTGAGTGGGTATGGCGTCGTTTCATGTACATGGAGAAGTTACCGAACAAACGATAA
- a CDS encoding spore germination protein GerPE has protein sequence MLHTSNVKLVRVNSIGYSSILEIGDAKRSKQTSKAIAIQRESDIQSDEGIAFSDFPIFERPSPSFTPGTPVIRRTTNHKAMITVNSVDVTGLSASSVMQVGNLKSIQSEARIKHIRILQGTNK, from the coding sequence ATGTTACACACGAGTAATGTCAAGCTAGTACGTGTCAATTCTATTGGTTATTCTTCTATTCTAGAAATTGGTGATGCAAAACGTTCCAAACAGACAAGTAAAGCGATCGCTATTCAGAGGGAAAGTGACATACAATCAGATGAAGGAATCGCGTTTTCGGATTTCCCTATATTTGAAAGACCGTCCCCTTCATTTACACCTGGAACACCAGTAATAAGAAGAACAACCAATCACAAAGCAATGATTACAGTGAATTCTGTTGACGTTACAGGGCTAAGTGCTTCTTCCGTTATGCAAGTAGGAAATCTAAAATCAATCCAATCTGAGGCAAGGATAAAGCATATTCGGATTCTACAAGGAACAAACAAATAA
- a CDS encoding spore gernimation protein GerPD, whose translation MNFEVHNWKLHVGNVDITAISSSSVFLVGDNDSMQLQSYYDTPPDSYIVGSLLPLSRMDVGENNVTHE comes from the coding sequence ATGAATTTTGAAGTGCATAATTGGAAATTACACGTTGGTAATGTAGATATCACAGCAATATCTTCTTCATCCGTTTTCTTAGTTGGAGACAATGATTCGATGCAACTCCAATCGTATTACGATACACCACCAGACTCCTATATTGTTGGCTCATTGTTGCCACTTAGTCGAATGGATGTTGGAGAAAATAATGTTACACACGAGTAA
- a CDS encoding spore germination protein GerPC, with protein sequence MNDPAWYEYIQQLHQHIIEQDKKIQTLTERLDQMEYQQPTNQQTTIEKLEYHFDQLKIERMDGTLHIGLAPEDFTKMDNFSLPLRSQKQNHQQLIHELDNYLTREGDTMLQQLVHEYQYQLDESNRQLLLEDIRKQLPGRVTYYEQEGIKQQIKNNQQLETYIQQQIQAEIPHSLRLYFEKKTNKGD encoded by the coding sequence GTGAACGATCCCGCATGGTATGAATACATTCAGCAACTGCATCAACATATAATAGAACAAGATAAAAAAATTCAAACACTTACAGAAAGACTTGATCAAATGGAATATCAACAACCCACAAACCAACAAACTACAATTGAAAAGTTAGAATATCATTTCGATCAATTAAAAATTGAACGGATGGACGGCACATTGCATATTGGTTTAGCACCAGAAGACTTCACTAAAATGGATAATTTTTCACTTCCACTTCGCAGTCAAAAACAAAATCATCAACAGTTAATCCATGAATTAGATAATTATCTAACACGTGAAGGAGATACGATGTTGCAACAACTCGTTCATGAATATCAGTACCAACTAGATGAGTCTAACAGACAGTTGCTTTTAGAAGATATTCGAAAACAACTACCAGGACGTGTAACTTACTATGAACAGGAAGGAATAAAGCAACAAATTAAAAATAATCAACAATTAGAGACTTACATTCAGCAACAAATTCAAGCTGAAATTCCACATTCCTTACGTCTCTATTTTGAGAAAAAAACAAATAAAGGAGATTAG
- a CDS encoding spore germination protein GerPB produces the protein MDLTVHQSIAIHMLKIGSISNSSVLQIGSAGSIQASSQLYNTGEYQDLAEPAELQPGVDTPLVPLIPPS, from the coding sequence GTGGATTTAACCGTTCATCAATCAATAGCTATTCATATGTTGAAGATCGGCAGTATTTCAAACTCTTCTGTTCTTCAAATTGGAAGCGCTGGATCAATCCAAGCCTCATCCCAGCTCTATAACACAGGTGAATACCAAGATCTCGCTGAACCCGCTGAATTACAGCCTGGTGTAGATACACCACTAGTACCACTTATTCCCCCATCGTAA
- the addB gene encoding helicase-exonuclease AddAB subunit AddB yields MGIRFLLGNATTSKSNQCLAEIKNKLKSDPMGPAIIYLVPDQMTFQQEYALIQDEAVSGSIRAQVFSFSRLAWRVLQETGGATKQFISSIGVQMMLRKIIEERTTDWQMFQKSIEKQGFIDQMETMITEFKRYCITPDMLSVQISEMDRFHHLEPNEIGLKQKLEDLHYIYDKLSNVLYGKYIDSEDQLALLAEKIAETTFLEDAVVYIDGFHRFTPQEQLVLEAIMKKSDDVTVTLTMDQATDETVSQFDLFSQTKETYQTLNQLADNLAITKKVELVKPKEGEIAPYFAHLEKYFDKRPAPAYHAEVPIQIAQAVHPRAEVEGAAQEILRLVREEGYRYQDMVVLVRETAIYHDLIATIFQDYQIPAFIDEKRTMLHHPLIELIRSALDVVSGNWRYDAVFRLLKTGLIPAQNQKDPLDENAVDTLENYVLEYGIRGRKQWLGEKPWIFQRFRGFDHATQTDQERQMQQQINHYRKQIIQTMKPLDDSLRAAKTIEERAIILFAWLESLDITKQLEEIRDQLDENGQIEAAREQGQVWDAVMQLLDEMVEITGDEKISLQLFQQSLETGFETLKFSHVPPSIDHVVIGTIDRSRVSGIKSAFLLGVNEGTWPMKPSIDGMLSEEDRNALEEHGLKLADGEKQQLLDDWFYVYLAFTVATERLWISYPLSDAEGKGKMPSSLVKRINDLFPANSESILLPDPEEMTDSDRFVATPTKTRSALTAQLAKYQRAYPIDPIWWSVFNWFVINHDQHSKTNTILKSLFYQNSTTNLSKETVEALYPKQIKASVSRMEMYHRCSYQHFAQYSLGLEERRTYKLDAPDIGQLFHEALKQITDWIQKEGRGFVDVYQSEADQYAQRAVKQLAPILQHQILQSSNRYEYMKTKLERIISRATYVLSEQSRKSNFSPIGLEMGFGLPESQLDPLQLDLPNGHELVLRGRIDRVDRANIKDALYLRIIDYKSSAQGLNLVEVYYGLSLQMLAYLDVILANSEKWLGIQATPAGVLYFHVHNPIISETKALDEQSLEENLFKKFKMQGLLIEDEEVVQLMDTDLETGMSPVIPAGLKKDGTFRSGSQITSNENFSHLQGYVRQLMTEAGVDITNGGVHLNPYQQKQQTACSFCSFRSVCQFDATLPENNYRRLQTYKEEEVLQKIITKGEF; encoded by the coding sequence ATGGGAATACGATTTCTATTAGGGAATGCAACAACTTCAAAGAGCAATCAATGCTTAGCTGAAATAAAAAACAAGTTAAAAAGTGACCCGATGGGCCCAGCAATTATATATTTAGTTCCAGATCAAATGACATTTCAACAAGAATATGCATTAATACAGGATGAAGCAGTTAGTGGAAGCATTCGTGCACAAGTTTTTAGTTTTTCTAGACTTGCTTGGCGTGTTCTCCAGGAAACTGGTGGTGCGACGAAGCAATTTATTAGTTCGATTGGTGTACAGATGATGCTTCGGAAAATTATAGAAGAACGGACAACTGATTGGCAAATGTTTCAGAAGTCAATTGAGAAACAGGGTTTTATTGATCAAATGGAAACAATGATTACGGAGTTTAAACGCTATTGTATTACACCAGACATGCTATCTGTGCAAATAAGCGAAATGGATCGTTTTCACCATCTCGAACCAAATGAAATAGGACTTAAACAAAAATTAGAGGATTTACATTATATTTATGATAAGTTATCAAACGTATTATATGGAAAGTATATTGATAGTGAAGACCAATTAGCTTTATTGGCAGAGAAAATAGCAGAAACAACTTTTTTAGAAGATGCTGTTGTATATATAGACGGTTTTCATCGATTCACGCCACAAGAGCAATTGGTTTTAGAAGCAATTATGAAAAAAAGTGACGATGTAACAGTAACATTAACAATGGATCAGGCTACAGATGAAACAGTCTCCCAATTTGATTTATTTTCTCAAACAAAAGAGACATATCAAACATTAAACCAATTGGCAGATAATCTAGCAATCACAAAAAAAGTTGAATTAGTCAAGCCAAAAGAAGGAGAGATAGCCCCTTACTTTGCCCATTTAGAAAAATATTTCGATAAACGTCCTGCTCCTGCTTATCATGCTGAAGTACCGATTCAAATAGCCCAAGCTGTACATCCACGAGCAGAAGTAGAAGGAGCAGCACAAGAAATTCTTCGATTAGTCAGAGAAGAAGGTTATCGTTATCAAGATATGGTTGTATTAGTTCGAGAAACCGCGATCTATCATGACTTGATTGCTACGATTTTTCAAGATTATCAGATTCCCGCATTTATTGATGAGAAACGAACGATGCTTCACCATCCATTGATTGAATTAATACGTTCTGCATTGGATGTTGTGAGCGGAAATTGGCGTTATGATGCGGTTTTTCGTTTGTTGAAGACGGGGTTAATTCCTGCCCAAAATCAAAAAGATCCCTTAGATGAGAATGCTGTTGATACATTAGAGAACTATGTGTTGGAATATGGTATACGTGGAAGAAAGCAGTGGCTTGGCGAAAAGCCTTGGATTTTCCAACGTTTTCGTGGGTTTGATCATGCGACACAAACAGATCAAGAAAGACAAATGCAGCAACAAATTAACCACTATCGCAAACAAATTATCCAGACAATGAAACCATTAGATGATAGCTTACGAGCAGCAAAGACGATTGAAGAAAGGGCTATCATTTTGTTTGCATGGCTAGAATCATTAGATATTACCAAACAACTAGAAGAAATTCGCGATCAATTAGATGAAAACGGTCAGATTGAAGCAGCGCGTGAGCAAGGACAAGTATGGGATGCTGTTATGCAATTGCTTGATGAAATGGTCGAGATTACAGGGGATGAAAAGATTTCCTTACAGTTGTTCCAACAAAGTTTAGAAACGGGATTTGAAACGTTAAAATTTTCCCATGTTCCACCTAGTATTGATCATGTCGTGATAGGAACAATCGATCGGTCACGGGTAAGTGGAATTAAGTCCGCCTTTTTACTTGGGGTCAATGAAGGTACGTGGCCGATGAAGCCAAGTATTGATGGAATGTTATCAGAAGAGGATCGGAATGCTTTAGAAGAGCATGGATTAAAATTAGCGGATGGAGAAAAGCAACAATTATTAGATGATTGGTTTTATGTTTATTTAGCTTTCACTGTAGCAACAGAGAGGCTATGGATCAGTTATCCACTTAGTGATGCGGAAGGAAAGGGCAAGATGCCATCTTCTTTGGTCAAACGAATAAATGACTTATTTCCTGCAAATTCTGAAAGTATTTTATTACCTGATCCAGAGGAAATGACCGATTCTGATCGATTTGTTGCAACACCAACAAAAACGAGATCAGCTTTAACAGCTCAATTGGCAAAGTATCAACGTGCTTATCCAATTGATCCAATTTGGTGGAGTGTGTTTAATTGGTTTGTTATAAACCATGATCAACATAGTAAAACAAATACGATTCTAAAAAGTTTATTTTATCAAAATAGCACAACGAATTTATCAAAAGAAACTGTTGAAGCATTATATCCAAAACAAATAAAAGCAAGTGTATCGCGGATGGAAATGTATCATCGATGTTCTTACCAACACTTTGCTCAATATAGCTTAGGTTTGGAAGAAAGACGAACATATAAATTAGATGCACCTGATATCGGTCAATTATTTCACGAAGCGCTCAAGCAAATCACCGATTGGATTCAAAAAGAAGGTCGTGGGTTTGTAGATGTTTATCAATCAGAAGCAGATCAATATGCACAGCGAGCTGTGAAGCAACTTGCTCCGATCTTACAACATCAAATTTTACAAAGTTCGAATCGTTACGAATATATGAAAACAAAATTAGAGCGAATTATTTCACGAGCAACGTATGTCTTAAGTGAACAATCGAGAAAGAGTAACTTTTCTCCTATTGGATTGGAAATGGGCTTCGGATTACCCGAAAGTCAATTAGATCCCTTGCAATTAGACTTACCAAATGGACATGAGCTCGTTTTACGTGGAAGAATCGATCGCGTGGACCGCGCTAATATAAAAGATGCCCTTTATTTGCGAATCATTGATTATAAATCAAGTGCTCAAGGGCTGAATTTGGTAGAAGTGTATTATGGCTTATCCCTACAAATGCTTGCATATTTGGATGTTATTTTAGCGAATTCAGAAAAATGGTTAGGAATTCAAGCTACTCCAGCTGGGGTTTTGTATTTTCATGTTCATAATCCAATCATATCAGAAACAAAAGCATTAGATGAGCAATCACTTGAGGAAAATTTATTCAAGAAGTTTAAGATGCAAGGCTTGTTAATCGAGGATGAAGAAGTGGTCCAACTGATGGACACAGATTTAGAAACAGGTATGAGTCCAGTTATTCCAGCAGGATTGAAAAAGGATGGAACGTTTAGAAGTGGTTCCCAAATTACATCCAATGAAAACTTTAGTCATCTACAAGGCTATGTTCGGCAATTAATGACTGAAGCGGGTGTTGATATAACAAATGGTGGTGTTCATTTAAATCCGTATCAACAAAAGCAACAAACAGCATGTAGCTTTTGCTCATTCCGCTCTGTTTGTCAATTCGATGCAACGTTACCAGAGAACAATTATAGAAGATTGCAAACGTATAAAGAAGAGGAAGTATTACAAAAAATCATCACAAAGGGGGAATTCTAA
- a CDS encoding spore germination protein, with protein sequence MPSIVGPIKINEVGGVINFGDSFYLAPKSASKTAAGSGAFNTGDFINTNTGFNATNAIDPDVVDQVVSGNA encoded by the coding sequence ATGCCGTCGATTGTTGGACCGATTAAAATTAACGAAGTTGGTGGTGTAATTAATTTCGGTGATAGTTTTTATTTAGCACCAAAGAGCGCCTCCAAAACAGCTGCTGGTTCTGGGGCTTTTAACACTGGAGACTTTATCAATACAAACACTGGCTTTAACGCAACAAATGCAATTGATCCAGATGTCGTAGATCAAGTAGTTAGTGGTAACGCATAA